In Planctomycetota bacterium, the DNA window CACCTGGTTGAGCATAACCCGGGCTACCTTGCCATTATTGATGACCCGGACAATTACGCCCAGGAGATTGTTTTCCGAAACGTTCTGGGTGATGATGTTATCCGCATAGCGGGTCAGGGCGCTGGAGGAATTGTCCATAATGACTTCAACCTGTCCGGGCTTGAAATAGTGGATTATTTTATCGATAATTTTACGGGTTTCGTTAGGTGCATAGGCTGATTTGCTTGTCTTCTGGGCGGCGGCACAGGTGGATTCTAAAGGCATAACTACTTCTCCTTTTCGAGGCTGCCATTAACCCTTCGGCGCGCTCAGGGTAAACTCCGGAGCGTTACGATCCGGGGGAGTCCCGCTAAAACGGGATAAACTCCGCGACATCGGGAATAAATCAGCATCAAGGATAGCAAATAGCCTGATTTATTCCAAATATTATTGTAAAAATTAACGCTCTGGTGTTGAATCATCCTCGCCGCTTCGCATTTTGGCGGTACCGGAGGCGGCTGCTATACGATAAGCCGAACTATTATTTTACTGACCTAAAAATAATAAATATTTACAAAATTTTATATATTTCCTTGACATATTATTAATTTCATGTAAACTACATAATTCCGTGCTTTATCGAGAAAGGAGATAAGAATGGCTACAGTATCAGAAGTAATGGATAATGTCAAGACCCTGAAGGATGAGGAAAAAAGCCAGTTATTGTTGGAGGTCATCAGCAATTCGAGCGTGAGCTGGCTCAAGGATTTCGTCAAGTCATTCGAGGACAAATTTGGCGTGAGCGCAGCTATGCCTGTGATGGCCGCAGCCGGTCCGGCCGCAGCCGCCGGGGCAGGCGAAGCCGAGAAGAAGGAGGAGAAGAGTTCATTTGATATTATCCTCCAGGATGCCGGCGCAAATAAGATTCAGGTAATTAAGGTAATTCGCGCCATCACCAATCTCGGTCTGAAAGAGGCCAAGACCTTGACCGATACGCCGCCGCAACCTGTCAAAACTGGAGTGCCCAAGGAAGAGGCAGAGAAAATCCTCAAGGAACTTGCCGCGGCCGGCGCCAAGGTAGAACTTAAGTAATTAATTACAATCCAGCGCCTGTCATTTAAACCGATGGGCGCTGGATTATATTTTATATTAAAATACTAACGCGTGTTTCAGGCCATTTCTGTAATATATCTTATTTCTCCCCAGCGGGGAGAAGGTGCCGCTATTCTATCAAAGTAGAGTTATAAAAGATTTATGAAAGAAACATTTGTTTACAAGAAAAACCCGTTCCCGTATTTGTTCCCCGAATTGTCCCCGGTTCAGGTTGAGGCCTACCAGCGGTTTACCCAGCAGGATGTCCCGCACGCCCAGCGCAAGAATATCGGGCTGGAAACGCTATTCAGGGAGACCTTCCCGATAAAATCGTACGACGGCAATTATTTCCTAGAGTATCTCTGGTACGAAATCGGCCAGCCGCATTATACCTCCGAGGAATGCCGGGCCCTGAAGATAAGTTATGCCGCACCCTTGCGGGCGCGGCTGAGATTGAATAAGCCGGAACCCATAGAAGAATACGTTTATTTCGGCGATTTGCCTTTGATGATCGGCGGCGGCGAATTCATCGTCAATGGTATTGAACGCATCATCGTTAGCCAGATGCACCGTTCGCCCGGCGTGGATATCAAGGATGAAATCGTGGGCGAGCGTCGACATTTCATCGCCACAATCATTCCGCAGCGCGGTAGCTGGCTGGAAATAAGCACCTCCAAAAAAGATACGGCCACGATAAAAATAGACCAGGGCACGGCCCTGCCCCTGACCATATTCCTGCGGGCCATGGATGAGAATCTGTCTTCGGACGCCCAGATTATCAAGACATTTTACGAAACCGAAATAGTCAGAATCAAGGAAGGTGTTGCGGCCAACGCCCTGGTGGGCCGGTACGCCGCGGTGGACGTGATCGATCCACAGTCCGGCAAGGTGGTTCTGAGGGCCGGAGAAAAGATTGCCGAGGAAACCGCCATCCACCTGACCGAGTCAGCCGGGATACAGGAACTGGAATTAATAACTAACCTGGAAGATTTTCTTATCATTAATACATTAGCCCAGGACCCGACCAAGTCAACCGATGAGGCGTTGCTCAAGATATACGCCAGGTTAAGGCCGGGCATGCCGGCCCAGCTGGACAGGGCTAAATACATTTTCAACGAGCGGTTCTTTGACATCAGCCATTATCAACTGGGCATGGTCGGCCGGTTCAGGATTAACCGTAAATTCGGTCTGAACGTACCGGAGACCGAACAGACCCTGTTAAAGAGCGATATTATTGAAATACTCAAATACCTGATAAAACTCCGCAAGAATGTCGGGCAGGTGGATGATATAGATGATTTAAGCAACCGCCGGATTCGGGCCATCGACGAACTGGCTGCGGACGAGATAAGAAAAGGATTCTATAAGCTGAAACGGCTGGTGACGGAAAGATTAAGCGCCGCCACCTCGGCCGCGGCCCTGGCGGATGCCAAGAACAAGGAGAAATTAACGCCGCGTGCCCTGGTTGATTCCAAAATCATTTCCGCGGCCATCGAGCATTTCT includes these proteins:
- the rplL gene encoding 50S ribosomal protein L7/L12, with protein sequence MDNVKTLKDEEKSQLLLEVISNSSVSWLKDFVKSFEDKFGVSAAMPVMAAAGPAAAAGAGEAEKKEEKSSFDIILQDAGANKIQVIKVIRAITNLGLKEAKTLTDTPPQPVKTGVPKEEAEKILKELAAAGAKVELK